The following are encoded together in the Adhaeribacter arboris genome:
- a CDS encoding DUF1003 domain-containing protein, which translates to MNSDKNQPGIKSGMAQIVERNIKALLDRRQKDAANKSWQDKMADAVTRFTGSMTFVIIHLLLFGTWILWNAKIFPVKPFDPSFVVLAMFASVEAIFLSTFVLISQNRMAALADKRADLDLQVSLLAEHEITRLITLVTEIARKMDIEEAHDPEITELAQDVHPEKVLDTMEENEEKYSKEN; encoded by the coding sequence ATGAATTCAGATAAAAATCAACCAGGAATTAAATCCGGCATGGCGCAAATTGTGGAGCGCAATATTAAAGCTTTGCTGGACCGCCGGCAAAAAGATGCGGCTAACAAATCGTGGCAGGACAAAATGGCCGATGCCGTTACCCGCTTTACCGGCAGCATGACCTTTGTTATTATCCACTTACTTTTGTTCGGCACCTGGATTCTCTGGAACGCAAAAATTTTCCCGGTTAAACCTTTTGATCCTTCTTTTGTGGTATTGGCCATGTTTGCCTCGGTAGAGGCTATTTTCTTATCTACGTTTGTGCTGATTAGTCAGAACCGGATGGCGGCTTTAGCGGATAAACGCGCCGATTTAGATTTGCAAGTAAGTTTACTGGCGGAGCATGAAATTACGCGATTGATTACCTTAGTTACCGAAATAGCGCGCAAAATGGATATTGAAGAAGCGCACGATCCGGAAATCACGGAATTAGCCCAGGATGTTCATCCGGAAAAAGTATTGGATACGATGGAGGAGAACGAAGAAAAATATTCAAAGGAAAATTAA
- a CDS encoding ABC transporter permease, translating into MNFIENIKEGLRSIQSNLLRTVLTALIVSIGIMSLVGILTAVDSIKYSIDQTFSSLGANSFDIVAKGYTNRYQQNGRQGKIYPPITYLQARRYKEISGEEARVSLAAFISGATIVKNGNIKTNPNINVTAGDENYLVNENYNVQTGRPFSASELENGANVAIVGNEINEKLFKGKSAVSKSIYMLGRRFKIVGQLEKSGNNMGGGGADRLIIIPLVTGNQMPRQKALTYEIKTAILKKENLFFAMSEATGIMRKVRQDALGQEDSFEINRSDSMLKSMNEITGYLKVGGFLVGFITLLGASIGLMNIMMVSVTERTREIGVRKALGATAKQIRQQFLIEAIVICFLGGIAGVLFGVLMGNGVASLVGNGTFIVPWLWVMVGLLVCVVVGLLSGYYPAFKASKLDPIESLRYE; encoded by the coding sequence ATGAATTTTATCGAAAATATTAAAGAAGGTTTACGTTCCATTCAAAGCAATCTGCTTCGGACGGTATTAACGGCTCTTATTGTATCCATTGGTATTATGTCGTTGGTAGGAATATTAACGGCCGTTGATTCCATTAAATATTCTATTGACCAAACTTTTTCTTCGTTAGGCGCCAATTCTTTTGATATTGTGGCCAAAGGGTATACCAATCGTTACCAGCAAAATGGCCGCCAAGGGAAAATTTACCCACCCATCACGTATTTGCAGGCGCGTCGCTACAAAGAAATATCCGGCGAAGAAGCCCGGGTAAGTTTAGCGGCTTTTATTTCGGGGGCTACTATTGTTAAAAACGGGAATATTAAAACGAATCCTAACATAAACGTTACGGCCGGCGATGAAAATTATCTGGTCAACGAAAATTATAACGTACAAACCGGTCGGCCTTTTTCAGCGAGTGAACTGGAAAACGGGGCCAATGTGGCTATTGTAGGTAACGAGATCAACGAAAAATTATTTAAAGGGAAAAGTGCCGTTAGCAAGTCGATTTACATGTTGGGCCGGCGATTTAAAATAGTGGGTCAACTGGAAAAAAGTGGCAACAACATGGGTGGGGGCGGAGCCGATCGCCTGATTATTATTCCTTTAGTAACGGGCAATCAAATGCCCCGGCAAAAAGCGCTTACCTACGAAATAAAAACGGCGATTTTAAAAAAGGAAAATTTGTTTTTTGCCATGTCCGAAGCTACTGGTATTATGCGCAAGGTGCGGCAAGATGCTTTAGGGCAGGAAGATTCTTTTGAAATCAACCGGAGCGATTCCATGTTAAAATCCATGAATGAAATTACTGGTTATTTAAAAGTTGGTGGGTTTTTAGTGGGCTTTATCACCTTACTGGGCGCTTCTATCGGGTTGATGAACATCATGATGGTTTCGGTAACGGAACGCACCCGCGAAATTGGGGTCCGGAAAGCCTTGGGCGCTACGGCCAAGCAAATACGGCAACAATTTTTAATTGAAGCTATTGTAATTTGCTTTTTAGGTGGCATTGCCGGGGTATTATTTGGCGTATTAATGGGTAACGGAGTGGCCTCACTAGTTGGGAATGGTACTTTTATTGTGCCTTGGCTTTGGGTGATGGTAGGCTTACTGGTTTGCGTGGTAGTAGGTTTATTATCGGGTTATTATCCTGCATTTAAAGCTTCTAAACTCGACCCCATTGAATCGCTGCGTTACGAGTAA
- a CDS encoding asparagine synthetase B, whose translation MVHKLISTWVLLIFISFRGLASQVLIPMDESQKDHLKSYGLAYWVLQQQVEVDWLLNYKGGSFAFAHNPKLENEMVVRGITYQVISDAQYNQVLSQIASPESNMDVMKLEKVPKIAVYSPKTKQPWDDAVTLVLTYAEIPYDVIYDEEVMQGVLPKYDWLHLHHEDFTGQYGKFYMSYRNYPWYIAQQQESEATAKKYGFNKVTQLKLAVVNKIKEFCVGGGFMFAMCSATDTYDIALAANGLDIVEAMFDGDAADPGAQQKLDFTKTFAFKDFTISRNPYDPEFSNIDNQQHERGLMESNDFFQLFTFSAKWDPIPTMLTQNHEKTVKGFMGQTTAFKKQLIKSDVIIMGETKAANEVRYMHGTLGKGTWTFYGGHDPEDYQHHVGEEPTDLALHPNSAGYRLILNNILFPAAKKKKLKT comes from the coding sequence ATGGTACATAAGTTAATAAGCACCTGGGTGCTCCTTATTTTTATTTCGTTTCGCGGGCTGGCTTCGCAGGTGCTTATACCCATGGACGAATCTCAAAAAGATCACTTAAAATCTTACGGACTTGCCTACTGGGTTTTACAACAACAAGTAGAAGTTGACTGGCTTTTGAATTACAAAGGCGGTTCTTTTGCTTTTGCCCATAATCCTAAACTAGAGAACGAAATGGTAGTACGCGGGATTACGTACCAGGTAATTTCCGACGCGCAATACAATCAGGTTTTATCCCAGATTGCTTCTCCGGAATCGAACATGGACGTAATGAAGTTGGAGAAAGTGCCTAAAATTGCGGTGTACTCGCCTAAAACCAAACAACCCTGGGACGATGCCGTTACGCTGGTACTTACTTACGCCGAAATTCCGTACGATGTAATTTACGACGAAGAAGTAATGCAAGGGGTCTTACCTAAATACGATTGGCTGCATTTACACCACGAAGATTTTACGGGTCAGTACGGCAAATTTTACATGTCGTACCGCAATTATCCCTGGTACATTGCGCAGCAACAAGAATCGGAAGCTACGGCTAAAAAGTACGGATTTAATAAAGTAACGCAGTTAAAGCTGGCCGTGGTGAACAAGATAAAAGAATTCTGCGTGGGTGGTGGGTTTATGTTTGCGATGTGTTCCGCTACCGATACGTATGACATTGCCCTGGCAGCAAACGGATTAGACATTGTAGAAGCTATGTTTGATGGAGATGCGGCTGATCCGGGAGCGCAGCAAAAATTAGATTTTACCAAAACCTTTGCTTTTAAAGATTTTACGATTAGCCGCAACCCGTACGATCCGGAATTTTCGAACATTGATAACCAACAACACGAGCGCGGTTTAATGGAAAGCAACGACTTTTTTCAGTTGTTTACCTTCTCCGCCAAATGGGACCCAATTCCTACCATGCTCACCCAGAATCACGAGAAAACCGTTAAAGGATTTATGGGTCAAACTACGGCTTTTAAAAAACAGTTAATTAAGTCGGATGTAATTATAATGGGCGAAACCAAAGCCGCTAACGAAGTTCGCTACATGCATGGTACCTTAGGTAAAGGCACCTGGACTTTTTACGGCGGCCACGACCCGGAAGATTACCAACACCATGTCGGCGAAGAACCCACCGATTTAGCGCTTCATCCAAATTCTGCCGGCTACCGCTTAATTTTAAATAATATCCTTTTTCCGGCTGCCAAGAAGAAAAAGCTTAAAACCTGA
- the miaE gene encoding tRNA-(ms[2]io[6]A)-hydroxylase has protein sequence MEEATNPGKTILKLKLPTDPRWVNIAEKNIREILIDHAYCEQKAATSAISLIVKYPDKSKLVDEMTALVAEEWGHFERVLDELKKRGYELGRNRPDEYVVELSKHIRKGDKRERQLMDHLLVNALIEARSCERFKLLWKNIPDEGLQKFYYELMASEAGHYVSFVKLAKEYMPAEVVDARLQELLKIEADIIKNLEHRPDRMH, from the coding sequence ATGGAAGAAGCAACCAACCCTGGTAAAACTATTCTGAAATTAAAACTACCTACCGATCCGCGTTGGGTAAACATAGCCGAGAAAAATATTCGGGAAATTTTAATTGATCATGCTTATTGCGAACAAAAAGCAGCTACCTCGGCTATATCCTTAATTGTAAAATATCCGGATAAAAGCAAATTAGTTGACGAGATGACGGCTTTGGTAGCCGAAGAATGGGGCCATTTTGAACGGGTGCTGGACGAGTTAAAAAAACGAGGTTATGAATTGGGGCGTAACCGGCCGGATGAGTACGTAGTCGAATTAAGCAAACACATTCGGAAAGGCGATAAGCGCGAACGCCAATTAATGGACCATTTGTTGGTAAATGCCTTGATTGAAGCTAGGAGTTGCGAACGCTTTAAACTGCTCTGGAAAAATATTCCTGACGAAGGTTTACAAAAATTTTATTACGAATTAATGGCTTCCGAAGCCGGACATTACGTTAGTTTTGTAAAATTAGCCAAAGAATATATGCCCGCCGAAGTAGTAGATGCTCGTCTGCAAGAACTGCTTAAAATTGAAGCCGACATTATCAAAAATCTGGAACACCGCCCGGATCGGATGCATTAG
- a CDS encoding putative porin has translation MKYILTVLTSFLFAFSVLSPAQAQILNDSTVNLYSPKTTKVIRETEIFRGNYDLSTVDTTLNNLQQLRNWYHDTTFYQDLGNLATPSKRLLFTLPDQIGARYGRSIFDRYNLNPTNQVYFDTKSPYSRLNYVQGGNGQQIFDGTFSRNINENANVGFTYERISSEKFYGSSQIRGSREVERTGITLFTHLQTKENKYHLFASVRYTEQAMLESGGIRRSSQNNDNLDSLYSTSDVQVYLNTASNREYRKNVHLSQVYRIAKEHLKVYHTLDYFSQFNRFKDNALAYLNDTTGKRAATYFYPNTYYDSVRTSDAADFRYFENSFGIMSDSKLHYFKGYIKQRSVNYRNTLLNVEQFLPLRANDSVNEEYKNDLKQYFLGGHGEFKFRDIFNITTSGEYQLFKDYRLEAALRLKFLTVAQSRMSYSPTYTQQRILSNHFDWKNDFRNTVADRTSVRVEGSLFHNTLNLEFARTNIQNYVYFDTKALPAQTGQQLQLYTLSLHHHLALNIFHMDNTFNYTDNSKAEIIRVPKWMVNSKVYFEGHLFKKVLYGQVGAEMFLQDKYYADAYMPANQQFYLQNDFRIPSYPIVDAFITADIKSLNIFVKMAHVNQGIPQDGYFTTPIYLGQPRNLTFGIRWMFFD, from the coding sequence GTGAAGTATATCCTAACCGTTTTAACCTCGTTTTTATTTGCTTTCTCAGTACTTTCCCCCGCTCAAGCGCAAATACTAAACGATTCTACCGTTAATCTTTATAGCCCCAAAACCACCAAGGTAATCCGGGAAACTGAAATTTTCCGGGGCAATTACGATTTATCCACGGTAGATACCACCCTCAATAACTTACAGCAACTGCGGAATTGGTATCATGATACTACTTTTTACCAGGATTTAGGCAATTTAGCTACTCCCTCTAAACGTTTGCTTTTTACCTTGCCCGACCAAATTGGCGCCCGGTACGGCCGCTCCATTTTTGACCGGTACAATCTTAATCCAACTAACCAGGTTTATTTCGATACCAAGTCGCCTTATTCGCGGTTAAATTACGTGCAGGGGGGCAACGGTCAGCAAATTTTTGACGGGACATTTAGCCGAAACATCAACGAGAACGCCAATGTTGGCTTTACCTACGAGCGCATTTCGAGCGAAAAATTTTATGGTAGCAGTCAGATTAGGGGGTCGCGGGAGGTAGAAAGAACCGGCATTACCTTATTTACGCACTTGCAAACCAAAGAAAACAAGTATCATTTATTTGCCAGCGTAAGATATACGGAGCAAGCAATGTTAGAATCGGGGGGGATTAGGCGCAGCTCGCAGAATAACGATAACCTAGATAGTTTGTACAGCACCAGTGATGTTCAGGTATATTTAAATACGGCCTCTAACCGGGAATACCGCAAAAATGTTCATCTGAGTCAGGTGTACCGCATTGCCAAAGAACACCTGAAAGTGTATCATACCTTGGATTATTTTTCGCAGTTTAACCGTTTTAAAGATAATGCCTTAGCTTACCTGAATGATACAACCGGCAAAAGAGCCGCTACTTATTTTTACCCTAATACATACTATGACTCAGTAAGAACCAGCGACGCGGCAGATTTCCGCTATTTTGAGAATTCTTTCGGAATTATGAGCGACAGTAAACTGCATTATTTTAAAGGATACATTAAACAACGCAGTGTAAATTACAGAAATACGTTACTGAACGTAGAGCAATTTCTTCCTTTGCGGGCAAATGATTCTGTTAACGAAGAATACAAAAATGATTTAAAACAATACTTTTTAGGCGGTCACGGAGAATTCAAATTCCGGGATATATTTAATATTACCACTTCCGGCGAGTACCAATTATTTAAAGATTATCGGCTAGAGGCCGCCCTTCGTTTAAAGTTCTTAACGGTGGCGCAATCCCGGATGTCGTATTCACCGACTTACACGCAACAACGGATATTATCGAATCATTTTGACTGGAAAAATGATTTCCGGAACACCGTGGCCGATCGGACTAGTGTCCGCGTGGAAGGTAGTTTGTTTCATAATACTTTAAACCTGGAGTTTGCCCGCACCAACATTCAAAATTACGTTTATTTTGATACCAAGGCCCTTCCCGCCCAAACAGGTCAGCAGTTGCAACTATATACCTTAAGTTTGCACCATCATCTGGCCTTAAATATTTTCCATATGGATAATACTTTTAATTATACCGATAATTCCAAAGCCGAGATAATTCGGGTACCGAAATGGATGGTCAATTCTAAAGTTTATTTTGAAGGCCATTTATTTAAGAAAGTGCTTTATGGGCAAGTAGGCGCTGAAATGTTTTTACAAGATAAGTACTACGCCGATGCCTACATGCCGGCTAACCAGCAGTTTTATCTGCAAAATGATTTTAGAATTCCTTCTTACCCGATAGTAGATGCTTTTATAACGGCAGATATAAAATCCCTTAATATTTTTGTGAAAATGGCCCACGTGAACCAAGGTATTCCGCAAGACGGGTATTTTACTACTCCCATCTATTTAGGTCAGCCCCGGAATTTGACCTTTGGTATCCGCTGGATGTTTTTTGATTAG
- the lpxK gene encoding tetraacyldisaccharide 4'-kinase, with the protein MNVSQFLLYPFSLLYGAVMAVRNQLYDRRYFSTTQFRIPVISVGNLTVGGTGKTPHVEYLLRLLADKKLATLSRGYKRQTKGFWLANSSSSAATLGDEPFQYYLDFPQVSVAVAEDRVSGIAQLLQSQPDLEVIILDDAFQHRKVCPSFNILLTDYSRLFFQDYVLPAGRLREFPQGAARADAVVVTKCPIFLPKEEVHTIQKTIKHYVNKPVPVFFTHYVYGKPVACSSHTQQATAILLVTAIAQPKPLKEYLQQQGYEILHHYQFPDHHAYTIKDLEKILSDWRRYAQDKPVSVITTRKDAVKLIEPNLAAIWKTIPLFYIPVKVNFVKDQIGFNALILNHVAGKR; encoded by the coding sequence ATGAATGTAAGCCAATTTTTACTGTATCCTTTTTCGTTGCTTTACGGTGCGGTAATGGCGGTGCGGAACCAATTGTACGATCGTCGGTATTTTTCGACTACTCAATTTCGCATACCTGTAATTAGTGTGGGTAATTTAACCGTGGGCGGAACGGGCAAAACTCCGCACGTGGAATACCTACTACGATTACTCGCCGATAAAAAATTGGCTACGCTCAGCCGCGGGTACAAGCGCCAAACCAAAGGATTCTGGTTGGCAAATTCTTCTTCTTCCGCTGCTACCTTGGGCGACGAACCCTTTCAGTATTATCTTGATTTTCCTCAGGTAAGCGTGGCCGTAGCCGAAGATCGGGTGAGTGGTATTGCGCAATTATTACAAAGTCAGCCCGATTTAGAAGTTATTATTTTGGACGATGCTTTTCAGCACCGCAAAGTTTGCCCTTCCTTCAATATTTTATTAACCGATTATTCCCGATTATTTTTTCAGGATTATGTACTTCCGGCCGGTCGGTTGCGTGAGTTTCCGCAAGGCGCCGCCCGGGCAGATGCCGTAGTAGTAACCAAATGCCCAATTTTTTTGCCCAAGGAAGAAGTACATACTATCCAAAAAACAATTAAACACTACGTGAATAAGCCAGTACCTGTATTTTTTACCCATTACGTGTACGGGAAGCCAGTAGCGTGCAGTAGCCACACGCAACAGGCTACCGCCATTTTATTAGTTACCGCTATTGCACAACCTAAACCTTTAAAAGAGTATTTACAGCAACAAGGGTATGAAATTCTGCACCATTACCAGTTTCCCGATCATCACGCGTATACAATCAAGGATTTAGAGAAAATTTTATCAGACTGGCGGCGTTATGCTCAGGATAAGCCGGTGAGTGTTATAACTACCCGAAAAGATGCCGTTAAACTTATTGAACCAAACTTAGCTGCCATCTGGAAGACAATTCCTTTATTTTATATTCCGGTAAAAGTTAATTTTGTAAAAGATCAAATAGGTTTTAACGCTCTTATTTTAAACCATGTGGCCGGTAAGAGGTAA
- a CDS encoding Nif3-like dinuclear metal center hexameric protein, translating into MTKIKEIIALLEKVAPLSYQESYDNAGLQTGNSEETVTGIVVTLDCTEAVLEEALTNNCNLIIAHHPVIFKPLKKLTGQNSVERIIIKALQTNLAIYACHTNLDSILTGVNNKICEKLGLQNRKILTPKSGLLRKLVTFVPIENTEAVLQALHLAGAGNIGDYKNCSFQVSGTGSFQPTGNANPAIGEINKQEFVKENRIEVIFPAPVEGTLLKALRDSHPYEEVAYDVIPLTNVNQEVGAGMIGELPAALSEKDFIQYLKQSMNLTVVKHTGFRSKNIKKVAVCGGAGSFLIKEAIRQQADVFVTADLKYHEYFDAENKIILVDIGHYESEVFTKELFYDIITKSFTNFAVLLSKVNTNPVRYS; encoded by the coding sequence ATGACCAAAATTAAAGAAATAATAGCTCTGCTCGAAAAAGTAGCGCCTCTCTCCTACCAAGAAAGTTACGATAATGCGGGTTTGCAGACCGGAAACTCAGAAGAAACCGTTACCGGAATTGTAGTTACTCTGGATTGTACCGAAGCTGTACTGGAAGAAGCCCTAACGAACAACTGTAACCTAATTATTGCTCACCATCCGGTCATTTTTAAACCCTTAAAAAAATTAACCGGTCAGAATTCAGTAGAGAGAATTATAATAAAAGCTTTACAAACTAACCTGGCTATTTACGCCTGCCACACCAACCTGGACAGCATTTTAACCGGGGTAAATAATAAAATTTGCGAAAAGTTAGGTTTACAAAACCGGAAGATTTTAACTCCTAAATCGGGTTTGCTGCGCAAGCTCGTCACTTTTGTCCCCATCGAGAATACCGAAGCAGTGCTGCAGGCTCTTCATTTAGCGGGTGCGGGCAATATCGGGGATTACAAAAATTGCTCTTTTCAGGTTTCCGGAACCGGCAGTTTTCAGCCCACCGGTAATGCTAATCCGGCTATTGGGGAAATTAATAAACAGGAATTTGTAAAAGAAAACCGGATAGAAGTAATTTTCCCGGCTCCAGTAGAAGGTACTCTCTTAAAAGCTTTGCGCGATTCGCATCCTTATGAAGAAGTTGCTTATGATGTCATCCCGCTCACTAACGTAAACCAGGAAGTAGGTGCCGGTATGATCGGGGAATTGCCGGCAGCTTTATCCGAAAAAGATTTTATTCAGTATTTAAAACAAAGCATGAATCTTACGGTGGTGAAACACACCGGTTTTCGGTCAAAAAACATTAAAAAAGTTGCCGTATGCGGAGGCGCTGGCAGTTTCCTGATAAAAGAGGCTATTCGGCAACAAGCAGATGTATTTGTTACCGCCGATTTAAAATACCACGAGTATTTTGACGCCGAAAACAAAATAATCTTGGTCGACATCGGTCATTACGAGAGTGAAGTTTTTACAAAGGAGTTATTTTATGATATTATTACGAAAAGTTTTACTAATTTTGCAGTCTTGTTATCAAAAGTAAATACCAATCCTGTCAGATATAGTTAA
- a CDS encoding zinc ribbon domain-containing protein, translating into MESTVASKLEALMKLQQIDSQLDEIRRVRGDLPEEVRDLEDEIAGYEVRVNKFDEEIENLNQTIAARKQAIKDSESLIRKYEDQQSNVRNNREYDAITKEVELQRLEIQISEKKIKEAYYQIDQKHNEIAGTKQRLEERRKDLNSKTGELNVIVSESEEEERKLLADREKAVQNIEDRLLNAYTRIRQNVRNGLAVVTVKRDACGGCFNTVPPQRQSDIASHKKIIVCEHCGRIFADVEQKAVI; encoded by the coding sequence ATGGAAAGTACCGTAGCTAGTAAATTAGAAGCCCTCATGAAGCTTCAGCAAATTGATTCCCAGTTAGATGAAATTAGACGCGTTCGGGGAGATTTACCGGAAGAAGTTAGGGATTTAGAAGATGAAATAGCTGGTTACGAAGTTCGGGTAAACAAATTTGATGAAGAAATAGAAAACCTAAATCAAACGATTGCCGCTAGAAAACAAGCCATTAAAGATTCGGAAAGCCTTATCCGGAAATACGAAGACCAACAATCTAACGTTCGTAACAACCGGGAGTACGATGCCATTACCAAGGAAGTAGAACTGCAAAGATTGGAAATTCAGATATCTGAAAAGAAAATTAAAGAAGCCTACTACCAAATTGATCAAAAACACAACGAAATTGCCGGTACGAAGCAAAGGTTAGAAGAGCGCCGCAAAGATTTGAACTCCAAAACCGGTGAATTAAACGTTATTGTTTCGGAGAGTGAAGAAGAAGAACGTAAACTACTCGCCGACCGCGAGAAAGCCGTTCAAAATATTGAAGATCGTTTATTAAATGCCTACACCCGTATTCGCCAGAACGTACGCAATGGATTAGCGGTCGTGACAGTAAAACGCGATGCTTGCGGTGGTTGCTTTAATACCGTTCCGCCGCAACGCCAGTCGGATATTGCTTCGCATAAAAAAATTATTGTTTGTGAGCACTGCGGCCGTATATTTGCCGATGTAGAGCAAAAAGCAGTTATCTAA
- a CDS encoding anthranilate synthase component I family protein, whose protein sequence is MFQQEFSVEALPITTGEFKQKALYWADSFQQVAFYEPNQIKFPHQGFQNFLAVSNVFLNFDRNNALESLQTEVDHLQQTLCCILSYELKNQIEPLTTSHTHKIKFPIIHYFYPDISIVFRDNIITIISKSDDCNLVYKAIVHTTILPNSAESPIPVKPIISQNDYIQRVNQIKQRILEGDVYELNYCQEFQAEVNEFHPVTTFIALNQLSPMPFAGFYKVNDCYLLCASPERFLKKSGNTLIAQPIKGTIRRGRTDFEDNQLKQELASNEKEIAENMMIMDLVRNDLARCSITGSVKVEEMFAVYRFKQVFQMITTIRSQVTPATRLSQILRCTFPMGSMTGAPKIQAMRLIDQYEVFARGLYSGSMGYILPNGDFDFNVVIRSIQYNRSAKHLTFAVGSAITYDSDPEKEYEECILKAEAILNTLK, encoded by the coding sequence ATGTTCCAACAGGAATTTTCAGTGGAGGCCTTGCCTATAACTACAGGAGAGTTTAAACAAAAAGCTTTGTATTGGGCCGACTCGTTTCAGCAGGTAGCGTTTTACGAACCTAATCAAATTAAATTCCCGCACCAAGGCTTTCAAAATTTTTTAGCGGTGAGCAACGTTTTTCTGAACTTTGACCGGAATAATGCCTTAGAATCCTTGCAAACCGAAGTGGATCATTTGCAGCAAACCCTGTGTTGTATTCTTAGTTACGAATTAAAAAATCAAATTGAGCCTTTAACAACCAGCCACACCCATAAAATTAAATTTCCCATAATCCATTACTTTTATCCAGATATAAGTATAGTCTTCCGAGACAATATAATTACAATAATTTCAAAATCAGACGATTGTAACCTGGTATATAAAGCAATAGTACACACTACCATTCTTCCTAATAGTGCAGAATCTCCAATTCCAGTTAAACCAATTATTTCGCAGAATGATTATATCCAACGAGTAAACCAAATAAAACAACGCATTCTGGAGGGCGATGTTTACGAACTTAACTACTGCCAGGAATTTCAAGCGGAGGTAAATGAATTTCATCCGGTTACAACTTTTATAGCTTTAAACCAACTTTCGCCCATGCCTTTTGCCGGCTTTTACAAGGTGAATGATTGTTATCTACTTTGTGCTTCACCCGAACGTTTTTTAAAGAAATCAGGCAACACTTTAATTGCCCAGCCCATTAAAGGAACCATCCGGCGCGGCAGAACTGACTTTGAGGACAATCAATTAAAGCAGGAATTAGCTTCCAACGAAAAGGAAATTGCCGAGAATATGATGATTATGGATTTGGTGCGCAACGATTTGGCCCGCTGCTCCATAACTGGTTCCGTTAAAGTGGAAGAAATGTTTGCCGTGTACAGGTTTAAACAGGTGTTTCAAATGATAACAACCATCCGTTCCCAAGTAACTCCCGCTACCCGTTTAAGCCAAATCTTACGCTGTACCTTCCCGATGGGTAGTATGACCGGGGCACCGAAAATTCAAGCCATGCGCTTGATTGACCAGTACGAAGTTTTTGCCCGCGGATTGTACTCAGGAAGTATGGGTTATATTTTACCCAACGGTGATTTCGATTTTAATGTCGTTATCCGGAGTATTCAATATAATCGTTCCGCGAAGCATTTAACCTTTGCGGTGGGTAGCGCTATTACCTACGATTCTGATCCGGAAAAAGAATACGAGGAGTGTATTTTAAAGGCAGAAGCCATTCTAAATACACTGAAATAA